The Malus sylvestris chromosome 14, drMalSylv7.2, whole genome shotgun sequence genome segment GTCGCATTTGTGACTAATTGCAACGATTTGTTAATATATTTCACATTTAGTGGTATATGAAAACAACCTTGATTGGAATAGCAAGATAAATGGTTTCATCTGTTAAGGAATTTTTGGACGGCCGCGATCGAGTTTTTAATTAATCCTATAAATAACCAAAAACGACACAATCAGAATGCCAATTCTGGTAACTGTAGTAGTTCTGCAAAAAGTCTTCTGCTTTTAAACGGGGACAAGGATCCTCACCGGATCCTCTTAGTGAAGATTCAGGTATCAATCAACCGTGTCTGTTCATTATACATCGTATGATCAATTTTCgttagatattatttatatttaatttaaaacttaaaatgatttttaaccATACGATGTATAATGAATGGACACGATTGATTGATCATTCGAATTCTACCAAAgagaatccggagaggatcctattCCTTTTAACATCACTACTATTTACTAATTTATTACTTTTAAGACGTTAcccaattagggtttttatatataatagaaTTTCTAGAATTTGGTGAAATCAAATGGGAATCAATTTTTCTCAAACCCTAGTCAAAACGAATCAATTTTTGGGGTGAATgacgtctttttttttttttttttgtatgtcaATCCTTCTTAGGGCTATGTATGATGTAATATGCCGGTTTGgactttattttataaatgttCGGTAccttctaacaaaaaaaaaattcaaaaccaattattattattaacattttaaccttGAACAATTAACTAACAATCATTAACCTAAGATTCATTCGGCTTGTGgacaaaactaaaactaaattgGAGTTTAATTAAGTCGAACTTGCTGCTTCGATCTCGTTTTCTAccctatttttcttttgtagcTAGCTGCAGTTTTGCAAAGCACTTACACACCATATTGTCCCTACAACAATAATTCCACACACCATGCTCACCAATCAATTGCCCAAAAAGGTCCCAAACAATAACTTAAAggttcttctcttttctttctttttttttttattttttatttttataattttacaaAAATTCTACTATGCTCCGGTCCATCTCAAATATCCATATATTTCGCTGTTAAATCTtggttattgattttttttatcaagaatCAAACCGTCAAAATCTCAAATGTATGAACATAGTAGAGAATCGAATCTCATAACTTcaattattttgttgagtcCTTGGATCCTGCACAGTTTGAGCTTCATCATGGTCACATCACAAACTCTAACCCTGTTAAAAAAGCTGCATAACAAAAAGTGGCATCTAGTGCCCTTTAACTATTGGCTAGCTAGGATGGTCCATGCAGAAAAAACATAGTATCGTATTTACCAAGTACCTTACCTCACCCTGCAGTGCATTGCAAGGACCACACATATACCTAGCTCACATCCATATAGTTACAAGTTTCAAGAACCCAGCTCAAACAAACTGTACATCCAGCACAGCGAGCCTACACCACAGAGTTATTTACACAGAACAGCACCCGTCTTTTGTGGCTGTCCAGACCAAAAAAATTGACCTTGAAAAATAATTATACGACCCTTAAAAAGTAGGGTTTGCAgagttttggttttttgggaGGGAAGAGTGGGAGAGGACAGATTGACATAAGCTGATATGCAAGCATTTGAGCCATTAACATATAAAATCTGGGTGAAAGTTACGTAAGCCTGATTGTTAAGCATTTAAAACTGCTACTACTTCCAGTGTGGCAGCGGAGAGACCAGAAAAGTCCAGAGATTCATCAAGTAAAGATATAATTTTTAGGGGACTGCAGATTGCTAGGGTACGCAGGGTGCGCAGTGTGCACATAGGGTGAGGTCAGCGTGGTGTAGGTGTAGTGTAAATgtggaaggaggaggaggaggaagaaggaggagagagatggATAATACGGTAGGCGGCGGAGGCTTCCTTTAGAGGACAGACCACCTCCTTTTAACAGACCACCCTATTAAAATTGCTTCTCACTCTCATATTTTCTCTGCGTGTGCCTCACATTATGTATATACACACTCAAACACACATGTATAATATTAAATTGCATACAAAAGCATATAAATACAATCCAATCAGTACTTATTTTCGTTTTCTAAATCTCGGTTGAAAGAAATTAAATGTGTTTTGAAATGTCTAATTTGTGGGATATATGTAGTGTTAAGGCTTAAGGAGCAAGTAATGACATATAAGTTTACTTTCATCTTCTGAGttcacatatacacacacatacacatacacatacacagagagtaatttatattatattagaAAATTTCTCATCCGAACTTTAATGTCTGGACTTAATCCAGATGTGCCTTCAGTCACCCAACTCTATGCATGGCTGGTTGACAACGTGTTATATTTCACGGTGCCAATCGCACCTCGCCTCACGCCCATTTCCCTCAATTTTTGcttcatttttttgtttaatcctCGTCATGGCTTCTTGTTTTATTCTATAGAAAAATCTTTACAAGTCAAAAGCtaccatttttttcctttttggaaAATGAGAAACGTGTTTGGAAATCCATATTATAAAGTTAATTTTCAGACAATTGTTTGATGACAATCCAATTTAATGGTCTTTTAGTTTTGATGTTATGGAAATGCAAATGCATAAATTTTTAAACATGGCTTTAAAATTCAGGCATACTGGAAATTATTTCTGAAAAAGGATTTTGAGAGATCAGTCTTACATCATGTGTATTGTCCAAGGTAAGATAAAGGTTTATTAGGCTCTCGAAATCAAATTAGGACAATCGCTTGTCCTAGAAGGCTATAAGATATCCATATCAATGTTCTATACAATGATTTGGCATTTCAACAAGTTTTAGCTACATTCATTATGTGCATCGACCAAATATACATGATTTGTTTAAGCGCGCGCATTCAACTTTATTCACGAAACATACATAATCAATCATGTGATGAGTACCCCAAATGTGTTACAAATCattgtaatttgattttaaaacAACTTATAAACATAAAATCTCCCAAATATGGTTCCCCATGCATGGTAACCTTGCAATTTCAAGTCATTAACTCCCTTAAAAACACTTGTGGCTGAGAAATTGGGGTGATAGGGTTGTGGAAAAGCAATGAAATCCCATTGGTTGCGCgtggagaaaaaaaagaaaagatgcaCTGCGGTCCCATGCAAATGTGTTATGCGTCCTTCttcatagagagagagatgggtggACTAGTTTATTACACCAATTAATGAGAATTAGATGGGGAAAACATTGGGATTGGACCACCTCATCATCTCATCCCATAGAGTCCCTAATTTTGGGAACATTTTTCACAACTCTGGGCTCATctattctctctttctttcaacTGTGAAGAAACTCCCGGAATTTTTTGGTCCATGAAAAAACAGTACACCTACTCAGAAGAGAAAAAAGGAAAGGCCGAAAAGGGTCCTACCATTTTTACCGTTGTCCAATTACAATGGCCCTTATTTTGGCTCACTGAAACCCCATCTGAAAAAGCCTGGAACACAACTCCCTTCATAGGAATCACTTCTTGGGATTCGATCCCCTAATCAacagttatttttttttttttcgttttcctTTTGATCATAAAATATCACGTCATTTTTCCATTGGGATTTTGGGCTTGTGAGTTTTGATGTAGAAAATCATTCTATTATGTATCAGTGTATATTTTGTGTACTTAAAGAAGTAGAGTAAATCCATCGAAACAGCAGAATTAGTGCTAGTACCTTGCAGGGTAGGttgggtttaaattttttttaattaaagttttaactatttaattaatttgattggCTGAACAATAATTTAATATTTGTTGGGTATGAAATAATTGAGGAGGAGGGGTGGGGGAAAGGTTATTAGAGAATTCTCATTCTAGGAAGTCTATTTTGGAGGTATTTATATCATGCTGCATTGACCCCCACTtgatggggagagagagagagagagagagagagagagagagagagagatgatggaaaagaaatgaaatgatgAACATGGTTAGGAGGTCATCATCAAGCCCTATCTGATcatatcatcatcttcttctatttCTGATCGATCgaggagatatatatatatatatatatatatatatatatatatatatttttttttttttggatctctctttctttcttcctagGTTGTTCTTTCATGGCTTACTTTGTTGGCTTATTAGGAGAAGTCTCCTAAAAAGCAAAAGGACCTCCACACTTCTccctcctccccctcctcctccttcctctcctCCTCCACCATCCATTATAAACCTCCACTACTTCTCTTCAACAACTTAATCTGTAAGCCCCCCTCTCTTACCTTCATCCGATCAAAGAGATTCCTTTTATATGTTCCTTTTTCATAAATTCTGATGATTGATCTTGAAATAGACTGATCATATACTTCTCCTTCTGTTCTAATGGGAACGTAATGATTAattatctcttttcttttctgtggCAAGGGATCTTGATGGAATAGTAATTGCAGAGAAAAAAAGAGGGTAtctttcacccaaaaaaaaacagtaaaagcagagagagaaagagcaaGAAAGGAGAAGAAAAGTTCGAAGCTTTTGTTTTCATGGCAGGAGAACTGCTGAGTAGTGAAGCTAACAAGTCAAGGAACAACATGGCTTCTTCCTCAGTTGGTGGATTCTGCTACTCTTATGATGTCTCATCCAGCAATCCTACAACCACCCACTTCACCACCAATCAGATCCAAGACTTTGGGTCAAACCCTGCTGAGATCTTCAACCTCACCACTGGCATGGAGATGATAGGGTTCCCCAAGCAGCAAAATGACACTTCTAACCCTTCAGCTTCATCCATCTGGAATAAAGCTCGCTTCTTtggtaaacaacaacaacagcaacCTGATTTCACAACTGGGATTTCAGAAACCAGCACTGATCATCATCATCAGAACAATCTATTGGTGGGAGGACCtccacatcatcatcatcaacaatCCAATGGTTGGCAagagaataataataataataacaggTTTCCGGTGGATGATTCTTCTTTGAGGTGTGTTTTTCCATGCGAAGGAAATGAGAGGCCAAGTCAAGGCCTTTCACTCTCTCTCAGCTCAAACAATCCTTCCTCTATTGGGTTGCAGTCCTTTGAACTCAAACAGACCAGTCATCATCAGCCACATCAGCATCAAGACCATCAGGATGATGGTGAGGACGGTCACATGAGGTTTATGCAAGATGGGTTTTTGGGAAAAGCTGCTTATCATGCTTCTGCTTCTGGGGCAAGCAGTCTTCAACATGAAGGACTGTTCCAGCTGAGGAACTCAAAGTACTTGGGCCCTGCCCAGCAGCTTCTCAATGAGTTCTGCAGCCTTGGAACAACAAAGCCAACGACTGCTGacacacaaaagcaaaagccCCATAAAAACAAACAGTGGGGTGAACAAGAGGACAATGGTAGTACTAGCTCTTCAAGAAACAAGCAACAATCCAACATTTGCTCCCTTGAATTTGTGGAGTTGCAGAAGCGAAAAACCAGACTGCTTTCAATGCTTGAAGAGGTAAATAATAGTAAACcccatcttttatttattttttattttttataattcctCAATAGTATTAGAAGGCAAAGTTAAAAACTTTTTACTCGGGTTGTGCTTGATTAATCTTTTCAATTAATACCCAATtcaaatttttagatttttgttGTTATCAAGGTTAAAATTTGAGACTCTCTCTGAAACTTATCTCTGGTTCTTTAATTATTATCGTGATCATATGTGTGTTTGTTTTAGGTGGAGAGGAGGTACAAGCACTACTGCGATCAAATGAAGGCGGTGGTGGCGTCGTTTGAGGCTGTGGCAGGAGCTGGGGCTGCCACCGTGTACTCCGCCTTAGCGGCGAAGGCCATGTCGAGGCATTTCAGGAGCTTGAAAGATGGGATTGTGAGTCAAATTCAGGCCACAAGAAAGGCCATGGGAGAGAAGGACCCGGTGGCGCCTGGCACGACGAAAGGGGAGACTCCGAGGCTTCGGATTCTCGATCAAACACTTCGACAGCAGAGAGCATTTCAGCAGATGAACATGATGGAAAGCCATCCATGGAGACCCCAACGTGGCCTCCCTGAGAGATCAGTCTCCGTTCTACGAGCTTGGCTctttgaacactttcttcatccgtacgtctctctctctctctctctctcatagaaGTAAACAACAAATTAGATTTTTGGGGAGAATCAATGTAAtaagagaagaaaggaaaagagaaaaaaaaaaacaaacagttTGCTGATGTTAGTGATGATTTTCTACTGGCTAACTAATCATCAATAAGGCAAGAGTTTTATGATCATCAAATCATATCTTGTGTGGCCTCAATCATTTTTGCTACACATtgaaaatacaatacaaactCCTTGGTTGTTTCTATCCACCTCCTTTCagattccaaaaaaaaattatttatttttgtttcattttactTTCAATCAtgtcattagttttcttttgcttgataTTTTTCCTTGGCCCCAAGCTCTCTATATTGTATATTCTATTGTGGGTCACTTGGTCTCTTATTCGAGATTTTCTAATATGCTCTAGAGTATCTTATACGTCAAGGTTTTTGACCGTTCGATCTTTAATCAAAAGAAAGAATGACAAAAATCTAACGGCCAATAACTCAAAGTATTCACGATAGAATTTTCACTCATTCTACTTCTCagggaaaaaaaaaccctctcTCTCAAGAAATAACAGTAATATATTTATTTGTGTATTTAATTACGAAAAACTGCGAATAAAGAAAGTAACAGAGTGTTTGTGTGGAACTTGTTGCAGGTACCCGAGCGATGTCGATAAACATATCTTAGCCCGCCAAACGGGTCTCTCAAGAAGCCAGGCACGTCCACATCCTTCTCTTTCTCAATCCATCCCATAATATAATTCAAATTTCCCCACCacttaattaatatttattatTATGGGGCATATCTTCTTAGGATCCATAGTTTAGTTGAATAATATATTTGTACATGATGTTATAGCATATAATAATGTATATTGTAATCCAAAATCTATGTCACCATTAATCATATTATATATGTGACGCCTTTTGTTGCCACATGGATGTGTTTCAACAGGTCTCCAATTGGTTCATTAACGCAAGAGTTAGGCTTTGGAAGCCAATGGTCGAAGAAATGTACATGGAAGAAACAAAGGAACGTGAAAACAACATGAACATTAGCAACATGACCTCCTCAGATGGTATTGCAACCGATCCCAGCCCGCATCAGTCCCGGCCCGAAGATGAAAAGCCAACTCACGATCAACTCGTCCGAATGGACTCCGAGTGCCTCTCCTCCATCATCACCTACCCGGAGAAGAATCATGACTCTCGAGGCAGCAAGAATACCATCTCAAGTCACCACATGCACCCGCATCAAAATTTTGGGAGGGTAAATGAGTCATTCGGGACAATGGAGCTGGATTTTTCGTCGTATAATCATCATCAACAACACTCTGGAGGGACGGTTTCTTATGCTAATGATCATCATCACCCCTCAAATCAGGGTTTCAATGCCGGTGGCGGTGTGTCGTTGACATTAGGGTTGCAGCAGCACGGCGGAAATGGGGTGAGCTTAGCATTCTCTCCTGCCTCACAGAACTCTCTATTTTACCCTAGAGATCACATTGAAGAATGTCAACCGGTTCAGTACTCGCTATTAGATGGGGAAGGTGAGAATAATTTGCCTTACAGAAATTTGATGGGGGCACAGCTGCTACATGACTTGGCAGGATAgaagacaacaacaacaacatttCTCAATCGGGTAGTGCAAGGGGTTCACTAGTGgggttttaatttgattttgtgCCACAGGGATGGTGATGAATTGGTGATTATTGGTAATAGATAATTAAGTAGTTTAGTTAGGTAATAATAGATGAATATATATAGCTACATACTTCATGCATACATAAAAGGCTATACTGGGTTAGACAACAATTATATGGTGCTCATCGTCTTCATGGCTGGCCGGTATAGCTTTTCTGGGCCCTctgtttttttagaaaaaaattggaaggacaTGTTCTTTATTGTTAGGCTAATTTGGAATTGCCAGTGATTTGGCTCAAAGGTTATacgatatatttttttctttttgttattacAAGCGATATTACTACTCTAAGCTAAACTAGGAAAAGATGAAGAGTTTAAACCCAAAACACAGTAAATTGAAGAGAAAGATACCCTATTTATTAGGACAATCCATGAATTGCAAGATTATACGATTTTTGTTTCCTCTTATAGGTAGATTCTGCTTTTCCAAAGATTTAACCTAAGCAGTTAGAAATCTCTCTTTAATTGCATTTCTCCATTATTTGTGGTTGGGCTAATTAAGCTAGGTGATGATTGAACCGTTTGTGGCTCTTGTTTAAGtgaatacttttgcttttatcAGTTTATGTGGTTCTCTATAGAGGCAATTAAGTTTAGCAGCACAATTGGTGTTGGGTCGTTATATAGTTTTTGTTGGAGATTAAGACAAATCCTCGaggaaattacaaaaaatatcGTGATCGGTTTTTTGTGTGTAGTTGTGGTCCCTAATCCATGAGGCTCGTGAAAAGATGATATTTTTCATACCAATAAGAAttggtcttcttttttttatttgtgaacTTGAATTGGGGATTGGTTCTATATGCTTctgcttttgtaaatgaaaaaaGGTGCGTTTATTAGCTGCTTTTTAGATAGTGTGAAGGGCATTACGGTTTTGGGATGCACCTACCCTTGGTTGAACACGTACGTGCACACCAATGAAATTCATCAGTTATGGATTAAACCAGTGCTCTATATTGCATGCAGACCCAATGGCTAAATTAGTTCTATgtcttcaccaaaaaaaaaaaaaattagttctaTGTAAAAATAGATTCTGATGAGTTCCATGCATAAAATATTAAAGATTTCTCACCAAACTATTGTGTAACAAATCAGATATATATTATGTAAAACTCTTATGTTCTTCAACAATTAAAtcatacaaaacaaaacatttagaaGGAAAGGGCTAATCAAGGAAAGGTAGTATGTATGCGATTCAACAATTAAATCATATAATATAGGTGAAATTAAGGTATACAACTATGCTTGATTATATTGTTGACATGCAACTAAACAAATTAATCATGAGCATGTGATCATGGGTTAAGTTTGTGAAGTTCCCTGGCTATTCTTTTGAGGCGATGGCCCCCAATTGAGTTAATTCTATGCTTTCTTATAGTTAATAGAGCAGAAAAAATCATGTTATAAAAATGTTTTACATTTATCATTTCATATATAGTGCTGTCAAAGGATGCATATAAATGCATGCATGATACTTAAGTCCATGGGGTTTAAGAAGCTTACTTTACCCCTATGAACGTGCTAACATATATAAAAACTCAAGATTTAGGGATTATATCTAGAGGAAAAACCTTGAGTCGAACAATCGTCTTGTTCTTACAACTATCCTGAGCGAGGAACCACGAACACACACGAAAttgggttttaatttgtgtgcagGTTTGGGACGTAGGGTAGTGAGTTGGCTACTTAGAATTGCTTCTAAGAGTTTCCCCCTGAGTCTCCGCCTCCATCTTGGTGAACCGAATATTTAGGAGAGTTTTGTGAGTGAGGTTGGAGGCTTTGGAGGCTAAGCCAAAGTTATTATACCAAGCATATTACCATATAGATATTATCATAATCCACCTCTTATTTGGGTCGATTATATTGTTTTAGTGAGTCAAATAAAACTAATATCTCCCCGTCACACAAATATGAGTGGTATCCTCACATTCACAGTCACTTTTCATCATCCCAACATTATCACGATCACAAAGAATGAATTATGGCGCGACCCTATGAAAACATGTCACAGGAACATAAAACTTTAAACTACTTGCACAGCCAATGAAGACGTTCTCGATCTCAAAAGCGTTTCGTCTAACCTAAACTGATTTTCACAAAACACTGACGAGACATTCTTAATCCCCCATGAAATAAATGCCTTTGTCCAACtgtaaacacggaaaattcTTGAAacaaaagagacaagaacaacgtgcacaaaataatatttgtatttgatgattttgggttacaatctctctcaaatttgatcctctgattcaatccccataaggtgttgattttgtggaggtgtgattgatccaagggttgtcgaggcttgatcttggatgaacggttgaaagtttcttcaagggccgtcgaggcttgatcttgaatgacgaTGATGAATAGATCTTCAAGGGTTTTTGGGCTTGACCTTGAAcaacagtgatgaacagatcttcaagggcttttgggcttgatcttgaagaacagtgatgaacggatcttcaaggggctttttgggcttgatcttgaaggacggttggatgtgtgaatttgtcgacgttgttgatccaaagggccgttggggcttgatcttgggatcgtcggggtttgatcttgaattggtggaagttcttcaaggggcagTCGGGGCTTGACCTTGATGAACAGCGGATGGGCGGATCTTCAATggaccgttggggcttgatcttgatgaacagttgatgaacggattcgttgatgttgtcgatccaaaggggccgttggggcttgatccttgaggatgaacaattgatgaacgatgaacattttcttcaaggggccgttggggcttgggcttgaaggcggatttgacgaagaatgaAGAGAGTTTTCTCGATCCTTCagaatttgcttgagagctttagaatttctgtcacatcccgacccggggcggaccacttcccgggcccgctccactaccgtagcatgatattgtccgctttgggccccgaccacgccctcacggttttgttttgtttttgggaattcacacgagaacttcccagcgggtcacccatcatgggagtgctctcgcgcgatactcgcttaacttcggagttccgatggaacccgaagccagtaagctcccaaaaggcctcatgctaggtagggatgggaatacacatttaaggatcactcccctgggcgatgtgggatgtcacaatttcaaagcttcaaggttttggtgtcaTATCAAATTCCtccctcaaatgaatgaaatggcttatatttatagaattttccaaggcctaattttgaatataatatgcagatgaaataaatcatttatgccaggtgttgacatgtgtcctatttgatgacttttccgatatattttgatttttcatttagtcacacgctacatgtaaaatttatgtgacacgtgagcgtcgaaattgtaactattggtcaatatttatttcaccaaaatttcgatgtctacaaatgcccccattTCAAGGCGCgccgtatacatgtgcttgtcacgtgtgggagatgtgttttgaagtcccttagtgtagatgttgatccaagggccatcaaggcttgatcttgaattgggctggagatttcttcaaaggccgttgaggcttgatcttgaacttcgtttgaaatttcttcaagggcagtcgaggcttgttcttgaaggTTGGAATTAGACctcaaggagcttcatgtggtaaatgatctttggctttggtagtggatgaatcggcacgtattttgttgcgctttgttgactttccacagctttgatcttgaactgggttggagtattttctggattcctccaattgttgactttccacagcttattcttgaactgggtttggaattctgagcgaggaatatgagagttccttggtttcaaatcaaacTTCTTCTGCTAGGTTGATTTGAATGTGCAGTCCGCATTATTCTCTGTTTGTTTCTTCTgtacggcaggcaggcacgaggtaaaggtgctggtctgtttctttcttcaatctttccgaaggcccacctcttgctttctttctccttgtccctagctgaggatgaattggcaaattgtctccacatgctttgaggtatcattttcatttcccttatctgttccccaggcagatgtggtagacgaataggaagcataaaatgatgaagataagtactcgagagcaaggctaagTAAGCAATCAAGaagaggttccaggcagtcggttccagatcggaagattgataccaagtgctggctgattgctctctttctccttgtccctaaaCAATGACAAGGAGAAgaacagggagaaagcatgatatgagatactcttgctttcaaccttcatgatatgaaatacttttgctttggatgagttgtttgcagaagtaccccaaggaataaggaacattgagtgactcgagagggtttgttggaaaggcattctcagagaagaagaagggttatgtatgtctgccttgcaatagagggtgaagggtgacatttataggaattaataaccggtactattctttcacttttatcagcaaccgttggatgatttaatagtaaacttcacgtgctttctacttcacaagagatcttcgacagattacCCGTAATTtttgcaaggctgagtgtgcatgtgacaggcgctaacacgtctggaaaagcaagtgcctcttcgatatctggaatcgacgtttcgacaaaatgcccgtgatttctgcaaagctaactctgcatgtgacagatgctgacacgtctggaaaagcagatgcctctctaatttctgagcttgcctcttcgatctctgaaatcccgtcaagtgcagaggttgcatatgacaagtgcggacaaatctggaaaaaaagattggccgtggtttctgagcaagcccagcttttgagaaagctagcgcctcttcgatttttgagctggcctcttcgatttctaagcttgcctcttcgatctctgaaatcccgtcgaatactaatttttatagaggtacgtaGGACCTTTAAAGCACACtggaatttctgcctgtagaaactcccttatTGCATTTCTACGATCTTggcttgtccgacctcttctttctttaacatcTCTGAAAAtttctggcccctccgaccgtcgttttgacttgaaccttggtgaagaggccgacatgccttctccagacaacatatggcgcccatccttcatatcccctactggtcctcttaccgttagggattcgatgatgaagaatgatatgatcgctgcggtggtggcccagaaccttgtcactcccaaagataacagactactttccaaacgatctgatgagttggctgttaaggattctctggctctcagtgtgcagtgtgcaggttctgtgtctaatatggcccaacgcctattttctcaaacccgtcaagttgaatcattggcggctgaagtgatgagtctcaaacaggagattagagggctcaagcattaGAATatacagttgcacaggctcgcacataactatgctacaaacatgaagaggaagattgaccagatgcaggaatctgatggttagattttacttgatcatcaaaggtttatgggtttgttccaacagcatttgccttcgtcttctggggttgtaccgtgtaatgaagctccaaatgatcaaccttcggtgcctcctcctcctggggttctgctgactgctgagacttctcctgagcaacctttgtaaaggctccctcttatttgtttattttgattcatgtatatgtacatatttgtaacttatcgaaaatatcaataaatgagctttatttcatttaatgtctatatatacatatatatttcatatggtgctgatccaccattcatatatatatattttttttcttgcacatggtgccagatgcaccatcattcttttacattattattatactttttttttcttctttgctttc includes the following:
- the LOC126600194 gene encoding homeobox protein BEL1 homolog; this encodes MAGELLSSEANKSRNNMASSSVGGFCYSYDVSSSNPTTTHFTTNQIQDFGSNPAEIFNLTTGMEMIGFPKQQNDTSNPSASSIWNKARFFGKQQQQQPDFTTGISETSTDHHHQNNLLVGGPPHHHHQQSNGWQENNNNNNRFPVDDSSLRCVFPCEGNERPSQGLSLSLSSNNPSSIGLQSFELKQTSHHQPHQHQDHQDDGEDGHMRFMQDGFLGKAAYHASASGASSLQHEGLFQLRNSKYLGPAQQLLNEFCSLGTTKPTTADTQKQKPHKNKQWGEQEDNGSTSSSRNKQQSNICSLEFVELQKRKTRLLSMLEEVERRYKHYCDQMKAVVASFEAVAGAGAATVYSALAAKAMSRHFRSLKDGIVSQIQATRKAMGEKDPVAPGTTKGETPRLRILDQTLRQQRAFQQMNMMESHPWRPQRGLPERSVSVLRAWLFEHFLHPYPSDVDKHILARQTGLSRSQVSNWFINARVRLWKPMVEEMYMEETKERENNMNISNMTSSDGIATDPSPHQSRPEDEKPTHDQLVRMDSECLSSIITYPEKNHDSRGSKNTISSHHMHPHQNFGRVNESFGTMELDFSSYNHHQQHSGGTVSYANDHHHPSNQGFNAGGGVSLTLGLQQHGGNGVSLAFSPASQNSLFYPRDHIEECQPVQYSLLDGEGENNLPYRNLMGAQLLHDLAG